The genomic segment GGCCGCGCCAGGATGGTCCCGGTGGGCGGCGGGCCGCCGTCCGCCTCCGGGCCAGTGTCCGCGCCGGGCGCGGCGTCCTCGAGCACGCCCGCGTCCTCCGCTGGCGCTCCGTCGTCGCATCCGGCCAGCGCGACGAGCGCGGCCAACCACACGAGCCGTGTCTTTCTCAATCCAAGCATCGGTCCTCCCACGTTCGGAGAGAAGCTGCGTGGGGGGTCGAACCTTCGCGAGTTAACTCGGGTTAAACGTGGGGTACCATCTGCGGCGATGAGCGAACCGACCCCGCCCGCCCACACCAAAGAAGTCTCCGAGCGTCACAGCTTCGACCTGACGAAGCTCCGCGCCTGGATGGACGACGAGCTGGAGAACGTCGGCGCGTCGCTGAGCGTGAGGAAGTTCCGGGGCGGACAGTCCAACCCGACCTTCTGGGTGTCCGACGGAACCAGCTCCTACGTGCTCCGCAAGAAGCCGCCGGGGAAGCTCCTGCCGAGCGCGCACCAGGTCGAGCGCGAGTACCGCGTGCTCCACGCGCTGCAGACGACGTCGGTCCCCGTCGCGCGCGTGTACGCGCTGTGCGAGGACCCCTCGATCATCGGCACGCCCTTCTACCTGATGGAGCACGTCCAGGGCCGCATCTTCTGGAACGTGCAGCTGCCGGAGCTGGGGCGCGCCGCGCGGAGCGCCGTCTACGACGAGCTGGCCCGGGTGCTCGCCGCGATCCACACCGTGAGCCTCGACTCGGTCGGCCTCGGTGACTACGGCAGGCGGGGCGGCTACGTCGAGCGGCAGATCCAGCGCTGGACCGAGCAGTACCAGAAGAGCGCGACAGCGGACGTGCCGGCGATGAACGCGCTGCTCCGGTGGCTGCCCGCGAACCTGCCCGAGAAGGACGAGACCACGCTCTGCCACGGCGACTACCGGCTCGACAACTTGATCTTCCATCCCGACGAGCCGCGCTGCCTCGCGGTGATCGACTGGGAGCTGTCGACCCTCGGCCACCCCATCGCCGACCTGGCCTACACCTGCATGCTCTACGACATCCAGATGCCGCGCGTGGGCGGGCTGCTCGGCGTCGACTTCGAGAAGACGGGCATCCCCACCGAGGCGGAGTTCGTCGCCCGCTACTGCGAGCTGACGGGGCGCGACGGCGTGGAGGACTGGGCGTACTACAAGGCGTTCGGGCTCTTCCGGCTCGCCGCCATCGCGCAGGGCGTCTACGCGCGCAGCCAGCAGGGCAACGCGAGCAGCGATGACGCGGCCATGTACGGCGCGGCGGTGGGTCACCTCGCCTCGATCGCGTGTCGTCTCGTCGGCTTGTCGTCCCGCTGACTGGACGCGCGCGCGCAGACCCCCTAAAACGATAGGCGGTGAGCATACGAGAACTGCGCCGGGCCCTGGCGGGCGCGGCGCTGGTGCTCCCGGTCATCGGCGGTTTCTTGCAGCTCGGAGGGTACGTGGGGCTCGCGCACGCGACGCCTCTCCTCTCCAAAGACGCCGCCAAGCAGGGCCCCTTCGCGGCCAACCGCACCGCGGCCCGCGCCCTGACCCGGGACACCGGCGCCGATCGCGCCCCCACCGTGGGAGAGACCTATCCCCATGGACGTACACAATCTCCGCTGACGACGGCGGTCGCGGCGCGCCTGCGCGCGATCGCCGCGCGGGGCGAACGGAACCCGCACGTGTTCAGCAAGGTGGGCGCGTCGGCGACCGTGAACCGCAACTACCTGCGCTGTTTCGCCGGGGACGACGTCGACCTCGCGGGGCGCGACCACCTGCGGGCGACGCTCGAGCACTTCCGCGCGGGGCAACCGAACCCCTTCCTCCGCCGGAGCGAGGCCGCGACCGTCGGCTGGCACGCGGGTCGCGCGGTGTGGGGCCGGCACCCGCCCTTGAACCTCGAGGTGCGCCACGCCGACCCGCGCTTCGCGGTGGTGATGTACGGGACGAACGACATCGAGCTGGGGCGCCCGGAGCAGTACGCCGAGCTGATGCTTCGCCTGACGCACATGCTCGAGCGGCGTGGCGTGGTGCCGATCCTCTCGACCATCATGCCGCGCGACGACGACCCGGACGCGGACGAGGTCGTCTCGCTCTACAACGCGATCGTGCGCGGCATCGCGCAGCTGCGTCGCCTCCCGATGATCGACTACCACCGCGAGCTGGCGCGCCTGCCCGACCACGGCCTCGCGTCGGATCGACTTCACCCGAACGTGCACTTCGACGACGGCGACCCGCGCGGGTGTGACTTCTCCGACCTCGGCCTCACCCACGGCTACAACCTGCGCAACCTCATCACCCTCGAGGCGCTCGACCGCGCGCGGCGCGTGCTGCTCGAGGGTGAGGGCCCGCTCGACGCGCCAGCCGCGGCGCCTTCGGGTCGAGGCACCTTCGCCGATCCGATCCAGGCGCAGCTGCCCTTCGCGCACGCGAGCGACACGCGCCGCGCGGCCCAGGACGCCGTGGACGAGTATCGGGGCTGTGACGCCGACCAGGACGAGAGCGGCCCCGAGGTCGTCTACCGCGTCCACCTCGACGAGCCGGCCGAGATCACCGCCATGGTCGTCACCGAGGGCGCGGTCGACGTCGACCTCCACGTCATGCACGCCGTCGACGGCGCGCCCGCGTGCGAGGCGCGGGCCGACGGAATGCTCACCGTCGACCTCGACGCCGGCGATCACTGGTTCGTCGTCGACACCTTCGTGAGCCAAGGCGGCGTGGACCAAGACGCCACCGAGCACGCCGGCGAGTTCCTCTTCGCCGCCGCCCGCACGGACCGCCCCAGCGACCCCACCCCGCCCGCGCAATAGCCCCGCTCTGGGATACGGGGACGGTGTTCGGTTGTTAACTTGTGACCGGAAAGTTTGCGTACCCACATGTACGGGTACGCAACCATTTCATAGCAGAAGCTAACAACCGAACACCGTCCCCTCGTACCGGTTTGGGGACTCAGGCGGGGAAGCGGACGACGAAGCAGCCGCCGGTGCGGCCGGGGCGGCTCGCGGGGAGAGACGATCGCTCGATCGTCACGTCCCCGCCGTGGGCGCGCACGAGATCGCGCGCGACCGACAGGCCGAGGCCCGTGCCGCGACGGTCCTTGGGCTCGTAGAGCCGATTGAACGCGTTGTCTGCGTCCATCTGGCTCCATCCGTCCCCGTCGTCCTCGATGCGGAGCACGAGAGACTCGCCCTCGTCCTCGAAGCTGATGCGGACGTTGGAGCGCGCGCCGCGACGCGCCTGGCCGATCAGCTCGCTGAGCGCCTCGTCCGCGCGGACTCCGTCGAGGCTCGCGGTGACGCCGCTCTCGATCTCCACCTCGACCTCCACGCTGCGGCGAGGGTCGACACGGTCGAGCTTCTGTACGACGTCGCTCACGACGCGCGCGAGCTCGATCTCACCCCGGTCGAGCATGAGCCCGCCCGAGTCCAGCTCCGCGGCGGTGGACAACACGTCCGCCATTCGCCGGAGTCGCCCGAGGCCTCGCTCGGCGAGCTCGAACATCCGCTTCTGCGAAGGGTCGAGCTGGGCCGCGAGGTCCTCCTGGATCTCGTCCAGCGCACCCGAGAGGAGCCCGAGCGGGCTCCGGATGTCGTGCGCGAGACGCGACAGCAATACGTGTGGAATATACTCTGCGCCCGGTTGCACCGCGTCGGGATCTCCGACCGAAGCACCCGGCCCGCCGTCATCGACACGCCGCTGAGGCGACGATCCTTCCGAAGCGCCGGTCATGGTCGCGTCCCTCCTCGTTCCCGTCGAGCTGTGCATCAACTGTCTTCCTTGTCGTAGCGCTCGAGCTTCCGGTACAGGGTCCGGCGGTCGAGGCCCAGGATACGCGCCGCGCGCGACTTGTTGCCCTCCACGAGCGACAAGACGCGGTGGATGTAGCGCTTCTCGAGCTCGTGCATCGTGAGCAGCTCCTGCGGGTCCTCCGCGTCCATCACGAAGCGGCTCGCCTTGTAGGCGCGCACGTTCTCCGGGAGGTCCTCGACCGTGAGCTTGTCGAAGCGAGTCAGCGCCACCGCGCGCTCGACGCAGTTCTCGAGCTCGCGCACGTTGCCCGGCCAGTCGTAGGCCATGAGCTTCTTGGCCGTCGGCGTCGCGATGCCGTCCACGTCCTTGTGGAAGCGGCTCCCGAAGCGCTCGACGAAGGCCTGCGCGAGCATGAGGATGTCGCCGCCGCGCTCACGCAGCGGGGGCACGGGGACCCGCACGACGTTGATGCGGTAGTAGAGGTCTTCGCGGAAGTCGCCGCGCTTGATCTCCGCCTCGAGGTCGCGGTTCGTCGCCGCGATCACGCGCGCGTCGAAGGGGATCTCGTCGTTCGATCCGACGGGCCGGACCTTCCGCTCCTGCAGGGCGCGCAGCAGCTTGGGCTGCACCTCCATCGGGAGCTCGCCGATCTCGTCGAGGAAGAGCGTGCCGCCGTTCGCGCGGGAGAACAGACCCTCGCGCGTCCCCTTCGCGTCCGTGAAGGCGCCCTTCGCGTGACCGAAGAGCTCCGACTCGATGAGGGTGGCGGGCACGGCCGCGCAGTTGATGGCCACGAAGGGCTCGTCCGCGCGGACGCTCCGCTCGTGGATCGCCTTGGCGACCAGCTCCTTGCCGGTGCCGGACTCGCCCGTGATGAGCACGGACGCGTCGGTCTCGGCGAGGCGCTCCACCAGGTCGTAGACCTTGCGCATCGCGCTCGACTTGCCGATGAGCTTCTCGAAGCCCTTCGACTCCTCGACCGCGCTCCGCAGCCGTCGCACCTCGTCGCGCAGGCGGTGGTGCTGCACGCCACGCGAGACCGTCAGGGCGAGGAGCTTCATGTCGATCGGCTTGGTGATGAAGTCGTACGCGCCGACGCGGATCGCGCCGACCGCCTTCTCCATCGTGCCGTGACCGGTGACGAGCACCACGGGCAGGTCGGGCTTCGTGCCGACGACCCGCTCGCACACCTCGAGCCCGCCCATGTCGTCCATGAGCAGATCGGTCAGGACGAGATCGTAGGTCGTGTCCTGGACCGTCTCGAGCGCGTCTTTGGCGCGCGTGTACCACTCGACCTCGAAGCCGTGCTTCTCGAGGCCCGCGGCGATGAGCTCACACGTCGACTGGTCGTCGTCGACGACGAGGACTCGCCCGTTTCCCTTCACGGTCGACGTGCGATCGGGTCGATCCACGGCCTGGTCCGGTGCCTCGGGGGGCGTGGGCGACGAGTGGGCTCGTCCCTCGTCGAATCGCATGGGGGTCGGCATTGCACCGCTCATTCTCTCTCCTCCTTCAAACTCTTCTTCGGCTGGTCTCATCAGACGATCCCTTGAGCGACCATCGCGTCGGCGACGCGCCGAAAAGCGGCGACGTTCGCGCCTCGGACATAGTCGATCGTGCCGTCGTCTCTGCGACCGTGCTCCACGCAGCGGTCGTGTATGGCCGACATGACTTCTTGCAACCGTCGCTCGACCCTCTCCCGTGACCACGGGAGGCCGAGCGCGTTCTGACTCATCTCGAGCGCGCTGACCGCCACCCCGCCCGCGTTCGCGGCTTTGCCGGGGGCGAAGAGCACGCCCGCGTCGCGCAGCACGTCCACCGCGCCGGGCGTGGTGGGCATGTTGGCGCCCTCGGCGACGGCGACGCAGCCCGCCTTGGCGAGCTTGCGCGCGTCGTCTCTCTCGAGCTCGTTCTGGGTGGCGCAGGGGAGCGCGATCTCGCAGTCCACGCCCCACGGGCGCGCGTCCGCCTCGAACTTCAGGTCGAGCCCGTCCGCGATGTCGCTCAGGCTGTCCCCGGCCGCCTTGCGCTCCCGGATGGTGTCGAGCTGATCTTCGTCGAGCCCCTTCGGCGCATGCACGAACCCGCTCGTGTCGCTCAGGGTCACGACCTTCGCGTTCTGCTCGAGCAGCTTCTCCGCCGCGTGGAGCGACACGTTGCCCGCGCCGGAGACCGCCACCCGCTTGCCCTCGAGCACCTTGCCGTGCTCCTCGAGCATCTGCGCCAGGAAGCTCACGCAGCCGTGGCCGGTCGCCTCCACGCGCCCGACGCTCCCGCCGAAGAGCGTGCTCTTGCCGGTGAGGGCGCCGTCGAAGCGATCCTGCAGGCGCTTGTACTGCCCGAACAGGTAGCCGATCTCACGCTCCCCCACGCCGATGTCTCCCGCGGGCACGTCGACGTCCGGGCCGATGTAGTGGAACAGCTCCGTCATCAGCGCCTGGCAGAAGCGCATCACCTCGGCGTCCGACTTGCCCTTCGGGTCGAAGTCGGCCCCGCCCTTCGCGCCCCCGATCGGGAGGCCGGTCAGCGCGTCCTTGAGGGTCTGCTCGAACCCGAGAAACTTCAGCTGCCCGAGGTCCACGCTCGGGTGAAAGCGGAGGCCGCCCTTGTAAGGGCCCAGGGCGTTGTTGAACTGAACACGCCACGCGCGGTTGACCCGCACGCAGCCCTCGTCGTCCAGCCACACCACCCGGACCGCGATCACCCGGTCGGGCTCGACCAGGCGCTCGATGATGGCCGCCTCGCGGTAGGCCGCCACGTGCTTCACGACCGGGAACACGCAGCCGAGCACCT from the Sandaracinaceae bacterium genome contains:
- a CDS encoding phosphotransferase family protein, with the protein product MSEPTPPAHTKEVSERHSFDLTKLRAWMDDELENVGASLSVRKFRGGQSNPTFWVSDGTSSYVLRKKPPGKLLPSAHQVEREYRVLHALQTTSVPVARVYALCEDPSIIGTPFYLMEHVQGRIFWNVQLPELGRAARSAVYDELARVLAAIHTVSLDSVGLGDYGRRGGYVERQIQRWTEQYQKSATADVPAMNALLRWLPANLPEKDETTLCHGDYRLDNLIFHPDEPRCLAVIDWELSTLGHPIADLAYTCMLYDIQMPRVGGLLGVDFEKTGIPTEAEFVARYCELTGRDGVEDWAYYKAFGLFRLAAIAQGVYARSQQGNASSDDAAMYGAAVGHLASIACRLVGLSSR
- a CDS encoding sigma-54 dependent transcriptional regulator, encoding MDRPDRTSTVKGNGRVLVVDDDQSTCELIAAGLEKHGFEVEWYTRAKDALETVQDTTYDLVLTDLLMDDMGGLEVCERVVGTKPDLPVVLVTGHGTMEKAVGAIRVGAYDFITKPIDMKLLALTVSRGVQHHRLRDEVRRLRSAVEESKGFEKLIGKSSAMRKVYDLVERLAETDASVLITGESGTGKELVAKAIHERSVRADEPFVAINCAAVPATLIESELFGHAKGAFTDAKGTREGLFSRANGGTLFLDEIGELPMEVQPKLLRALQERKVRPVGSNDEIPFDARVIAATNRDLEAEIKRGDFREDLYYRINVVRVPVPPLRERGGDILMLAQAFVERFGSRFHKDVDGIATPTAKKLMAYDWPGNVRELENCVERAVALTRFDKLTVEDLPENVRAYKASRFVMDAEDPQELLTMHELEKRYIHRVLSLVEGNKSRAARILGLDRRTLYRKLERYDKEDS
- the gdhA gene encoding NADP-specific glutamate dehydrogenase codes for the protein MTGKRPDDYDVDGFMERLQARTPGEPEFHQAVHEVLGCVFPVVKHVAAYREAAIIERLVEPDRVIAVRVVWLDDEGCVRVNRAWRVQFNNALGPYKGGLRFHPSVDLGQLKFLGFEQTLKDALTGLPIGGAKGGADFDPKGKSDAEVMRFCQALMTELFHYIGPDVDVPAGDIGVGEREIGYLFGQYKRLQDRFDGALTGKSTLFGGSVGRVEATGHGCVSFLAQMLEEHGKVLEGKRVAVSGAGNVSLHAAEKLLEQNAKVVTLSDTSGFVHAPKGLDEDQLDTIRERKAAGDSLSDIADGLDLKFEADARPWGVDCEIALPCATQNELERDDARKLAKAGCVAVAEGANMPTTPGAVDVLRDAGVLFAPGKAANAGGVAVSALEMSQNALGLPWSRERVERRLQEVMSAIHDRCVEHGRRDDGTIDYVRGANVAAFRRVADAMVAQGIV
- a CDS encoding HAMP domain-containing sensor histidine kinase; protein product: MLSRLAHDIRSPLGLLSGALDEIQEDLAAQLDPSQKRMFELAERGLGRLRRMADVLSTAAELDSGGLMLDRGEIELARVVSDVVQKLDRVDPRRSVEVEVEIESGVTASLDGVRADEALSELIGQARRGARSNVRISFEDEGESLVLRIEDDGDGWSQMDADNAFNRLYEPKDRRGTGLGLSVARDLVRAHGGDVTIERSSLPASRPGRTGGCFVVRFPA
- a CDS encoding SGNH/GDSL hydrolase family protein, which translates into the protein MSIRELRRALAGAALVLPVIGGFLQLGGYVGLAHATPLLSKDAAKQGPFAANRTAARALTRDTGADRAPTVGETYPHGRTQSPLTTAVAARLRAIAARGERNPHVFSKVGASATVNRNYLRCFAGDDVDLAGRDHLRATLEHFRAGQPNPFLRRSEAATVGWHAGRAVWGRHPPLNLEVRHADPRFAVVMYGTNDIELGRPEQYAELMLRLTHMLERRGVVPILSTIMPRDDDPDADEVVSLYNAIVRGIAQLRRLPMIDYHRELARLPDHGLASDRLHPNVHFDDGDPRGCDFSDLGLTHGYNLRNLITLEALDRARRVLLEGEGPLDAPAAAPSGRGTFADPIQAQLPFAHASDTRRAAQDAVDEYRGCDADQDESGPEVVYRVHLDEPAEITAMVVTEGAVDVDLHVMHAVDGAPACEARADGMLTVDLDAGDHWFVVDTFVSQGGVDQDATEHAGEFLFAAARTDRPSDPTPPAQ